One genomic window of Bactrocera dorsalis isolate Fly_Bdor chromosome 4, ASM2337382v1, whole genome shotgun sequence includes the following:
- the LOC105224930 gene encoding diphthine methyltransferase isoform X8, which produces MSKLEFDTLHSIDTEYSADSIEWCPHQQYQSYFACGTYQLEENAGEESTMQTRRKGRIYLYRFCTATKKLTEVCRLETAAILDMKWLNDETNANPLLATVNSFGQLEIYEFEEDALKRISSLDINSNCDDLLALSLDWRRTENSSQSNQFQILVSDSKGGVSLIDYAPKYGLKLANTFAAHGFEAWTCAFDRWGLNRIYSGGDDILLQAYDLRTCSRILSNKSHNAGVTCMLSHPKHEHLLLTGSYDEHLRTFDTRSMKHPLGELNLGGGIWRLKLDPLERDLILVACMYHNFSIVQLKSGHLEAPTLLGEYYEHKSICYGADWCLDVSGDTNLYTATCSFYDHKLCVAQIVEEHH; this is translated from the coding sequence CTGGAATTCGATACCTTACACTCAATCGATACGGAGTATTCCGCCGACTCTATAGAATGGTGTCCACACCAGCAATACCAATCCTATTTCGCTTGCGGCACATATCAGCTGGAAGAGAATGCTGGGGAGGAAAGCACTATGCAAACCAGGCGTAAGGGTCGCATATATCTATATAGATTTTGTACTGCAACCAAAAAGCTCACGGAAGTTTGTCGCCTGGAGACAGCTGCCATTCTAGATATGAAGTGGTTAAACGACGAAACGAACGCGAATCCCCTACTTGCAACGGTAAATTCGTTTGGTCAACTAGAAATATACGAGTTTGAAGAAGATGCATTGAAAAGAATCAGCAGTTTGGATATAAATTCTAACTGTGACGATTTGTTGGCATTGTCGCTGGATTGGCGACGTACGGAGAATTCTAGCcaatcaaatcaatttcaaatattgGTTTCAGATTCCAAAGGTGGCGTGAGTTTAATCGACTATGCACCAAAGTATGGTCTCAAGCTGGCTAATACTTTTGCTGCTCATGGTTTCGAAGCATGGACATGTGCTTTTGATCGTTGGGGCTTAAATCGTATTTACAGTGGTGGTGATGATATACTTCTGCAAGCTTATGATCTACGAACTTGCTCGCGTATTCTCAGCAACAAATCGCATAACGCTGGCGTTACTTGCATGCTCAGTCATCCCAAACACGAACATTTATTGTTGACTGGCAGTTATGATGAGCATTTGCGTACATTCGATACGCGCTCCATGAAGCATCCCTTGGGAGAACTGAATCTTGGCGGCGGCATATGGCGGCTAAAGTTGGATCCGTTAGAGCGTGATCTCATTTTGGTCGCATGTATGTATCATAACTTCAGTATCGTTCAGCTGAAAAGTGGACATTTGGAGGCACCCACGTTGCTTGGCGAATACTACGAGCATAAGAGCATTTGTTATGGTGCGGACTGGTGTCTTGACGTGTCTGGTGATACAAATTTGTACACAGCAACTTGCTCATTTTACGATCATAAACTCTGTGTGGCCCAAATAGTTGAAGAGCACCACTAA